A DNA window from Vigna angularis cultivar LongXiaoDou No.4 chromosome 1, ASM1680809v1, whole genome shotgun sequence contains the following coding sequences:
- the LOC128194256 gene encoding protein METHYLENE BLUE SENSITIVITY 1-like translates to MTGKAKPKKHTTKEIAAKIDAATTNSDDGKAGLADRSGVEKGGHLKYECPLCKVTVPDVKLMQIHHEAHHPKIPSEEDKVVNLHAIIASESSKPRPSIRGSHKKCLDFGNEILFAFLT, encoded by the coding sequence ATGACTGGGAAGGCGAAACCCAAGAAACACACGACTAAGGAGATCGCGGCGAAGATCGATGCAGCCACTACCAACAGCGACGACGGTAAGGCGGGCTTGGCGGACCGGTCTGGTGTGGAGAAAGGCGGGCACTTGAAATACGAGTGCCCGCTCTGTAAAGTCACGGTGCCTGACGTGAAATTGATGCAGATTCATCACGAGGCGCATCACCCTAAGATCCCCTCTGAGGAGGACAAGGTCGTCAACCTTCACGCCATAATCGCCAGCGAATCGTCGAAGCCGCGTCCAAGCATTCGCGGAAGCCACAAGAAATGCTTAGATTTTGGAAACGAGATACTCTTTGCATTTTTAACTTAG
- the LOC108319700 gene encoding uncharacterized protein LOC108319700: MCTNFTNLIKACPKDSYPLPSINALVEGTSVFQVLSLLDAYSGYNQIPMYPLIVRKQPLSPSGRITAMRRCMEVYVDDMVVRSKSVEDHVKDLTDVFGQVRKYGMRLNPAKCTFKVPAGNFLGFILMARGIEANPDKCKVVMKKSVETSWDDRCEEALSEVKGILANLFWMGRPDPKHDLYLFLAASKETINVDMSHQLVVRTDHPIANILRKTNLVGRIVGWSVKLSEFGLRFESHGSVRGQHLDDFAVELPQQGDEPLRPWKLYINNNQAEYEEVISGLELAKDLVDHSVECWTDSQLVVGKLNGSFQTKDDQLLRYYHKTKELIKQFQTVEVKHVPKAKADILSKKEIGELIKRQEQGSSIRVTEAKKIDRYLFIGDDLYRRGFSAPLLKCVSLEEAKYVMRELHEGACGMHTR, from the exons ATGTGTACAAACTTCACGAATTTGATCAAAGCCTGCCCTAAAGACTCTTACCCTCTTCCGAGCATCAATGCTTTGGTAGAAGGGACTTCAGTGTTCCAAGTGCTGAGTTTATTGGATGCCTATTCAGGGTATAACCAAATCCCCATGTACCCCCTGATAGTGAGAAAACAACCTTTATCACCGAGCGGTCGAATTACTGCTATGAG AAGGTGCATGGAGgtatatgtggatgacatggtCGTTCGGAGCAAGTCGGTAGAAGATCATGTAAAAGATCTTACTGATGTGTTCGGCCAAGTTCGTAAGTATGGTATGCGGTTGAATCCAGCTAAATGTACCTTCAAGGTACCTGCTGGAAATTTTTTGGGCTTTATATTGATGGCCAGAGGGATAGAGGCAAATCCTGATAAGTGCAAGGTG GTGATGAAGAAGAGTGTTGAGACCAGTTGGGACGATCGGTGCGAAGAGGCCTTGAGCGAGGTAAAGGGCATTCTGGCTAACCTGTTCTGGATGGGTCGACCTGATCCAAAGCACGATTTGTATTTGTTCTTAGCGGCATCGAAAGAAACAATCAATGTGGATATG AGCCATCAATTGGTGGTAAGAACCGACCATCCCATTGCCAACATATTACGCAAGACAAATTTGGTGGGAAGAATAGTAGGTTGGTCGGTGAAGTTGTCCGAGTTTGGATTGCGGTTTGAATCGCACGGCTCTGTGCGGGGGCAACACTTAGATGATTTTGCAGTTGAATTGCCTCAGCAAGGAGATGAACCTTTGCGGCCTTGGAAACTCTAT ATTAACAATAATCAAGCTGAGTATGAAGAAGTGATTTCTGGCCTTGAACTAGCCAAAGACTTGGTGGACCATTCCGTTGAGTGCTGGACAGATTCACAACTGGTGGTTGGGAAGCTAAACGGGAGTTTTCAGACTAAAGATGACCAACTGCTTCGTTACTATCACAAGACCAAGGAATTAATTAAGCAATTCCAAACGGTTGAAGTGAAGCATGTTCCCAAGGCAAAGGCCGACATCTTGTCAAA AAAAGAGATTGGAGAGTTGATCAAAAGGCAAGAGCAAGGCTCATCAATACGAGTGACGGAGGCTAAGAAGATCGATCGTTACTTGTTCATAGGCGACGACCTTTATAGGCGAGGGTTTTCAGCACCATTGTTGAAGTGCGTCTCGCTGGAGGAAGCCAAATATGTTATGAGGGAACTCCATGAAGGGGCATGTGGAATGCATACCAGGTAG
- the LOC108319707 gene encoding GDSL esterase/lipase At5g14450, with translation MGFLGQFFVAVISFSLFLNIAAAEETKSSESCGFPAIFNFGDSNSDTGCMSAAFYPAALPYGQTFFHEAVGRASDGRLIIDFLAKHLGLQYLSAYMDSIGTSYEQGANFGAASSTIRKQNRTFFDGGSPFSLQIQVAQFIQFKTRTAKLYKRGQGNSFPRPEDFAKAIYTFDIGQNDIAAALQRMGQENSEAVISDMVDQFSNQLIYLYSQGARTFWIHNTGPIGCLPVAMPIHNAYNYTPVDGYLDQNGCVVYQNDMAKEFNTKLNDTVVKLRALYLDASFVYVDVFSAKYELISNAKKEGFVDPSEICCGYHEGGNHFFCGDFNVTINGGQIHVGSCQDPSSHISWDGVHYTDAANGWIANRIITGSFSDPPLPITRSCLLA, from the exons ATGGGATTCCTCGGACAGTTTTTTGTAGCTGTGATTTCATTCTCGCTGTTTTTGAATATAGCTGCTGCCGAGGAAACAAAATCCTCAGAAAGTTGTGGTTTTCCAGCCATATTCAACTTTGGTGACTCCAACTCAGATACTGGATGCATGTCGGCAGCATTTTACCCAGCAGCTTTGCCCTATGGTCAGACCTTTTTTCATGAGGCTGTTGGAAGAGCTTCTGATGGTCGCCTTATCATAGATTTCCTTG CGAAGCATCTAGGTTTGCAGTACTTGAGTGCTTACATGGATTCAATTGGAACAAGCTATGAGCAGGGTGCAAACTTTGGCGCAGCATCATCAACCATTAGGAAGCAAAACAGAACATTCTTTGATGGTGGTAGTCCTTTCAGTCTTCAAATTCAGGTCGCACAGTTTATCCAATTTAAGACACGCACTGCCAAGCTCTACAAGCGAG GACAGGGAAATTCCTTCCCAAGGCCAGAGGACTTTGCCAAAGCCATCTACACATTCGATATTGGGCAAAATGACATTGCTGCTGCTCTTCAAAGAATGGGACAGGAAAATTCTGAAGCAGTGATCTCAGACATGGTCGACCAATTTTCAAACCAGCTTATA TATTTATACAGTCAAGGAGCGAGAACATTCTGGATCCATAACACAGGTCCCATAGGTTGCCTACCAGTTGCCATGCCCATACACAATGCCTACAATTATACTCCAGTGGATGGATATCTTGATCAAAACGGCTGTGTCGTGTATCAAAACGACATGGCCAAAGAGTTCAACACAAAGCTCAATGATACAGTGGTCAAACTGAGGGCACTATACCTCGATGCTTCATTTGTGTATGTGGACGTTTTCTCTGCTAAGTATGAGCTAATCAGCAATGCTAAGAAAGAAG GATTTGTTGACCCATCTGAAATCTGTTGTGGGTATCATGAGGGTGGCAATCACTTTTTCTGTGGAGATTTCAATGTCACCATTAATGGTGGACAAATTCATGTTGGCTCGTGTCAAGATCCTTCTTCACACATTAGCTGGGATGGCGTGCACTACACTGACGCAGCAAATGGCTGGATCGCAAATCGCATTATCACTGGATCATTCTCGGATCCACCACTTCCTATTACACGTTCATGCTTGTTAGCTTAG